The genome window TTGCGCTTCCTGGTCTTGGAGGTGAGGATGTGGCTCGTAAAGGCGTGGCTCCGCTTGATCTTGCCGGTGCCAGTCTTCTTGAAGCGCTTGGCTGCGCCGCGATTGGTCTTGATCTTGGGCATTGCTCTATTCTCCTTTGCTGCGTTCTCGGTAGAATCTCTATTTTT of Geobacter anodireducens contains these proteins:
- a CDS encoding 50S ribosomal protein L35, whose protein sequence is MPKIKTNRGAAKRFKKTGTGKIKRSHAFTSHILTSKTRKRKRQLRSSAVVAAVDHKNIAKLIPYM